The following proteins come from a genomic window of Trifolium pratense cultivar HEN17-A07 linkage group LG4, ARS_RC_1.1, whole genome shotgun sequence:
- the LOC123921581 gene encoding plastidic ATP/ADP-transporter: MEAVLQTRGLLSLPTNPKNRVLLQPNSLKHRFLSLKPKALNGSSLNSNGFSKINSFSSKVNGFGQNGKNLFICKAEAAAAASSDGQPVFGEIEVEKKPKILGIEIDTMKKIVPLGLMFFCILFNYTILRDTKDVLVVTAKGSSAEIIPFLKTWVNLPMAIGFMLLYTKLSNVLSKQALFYTVILPFIAFFGAFGFVLYPLSNYIHPEAFADKLLNVLGPRFLGPLAIIRIWSFCLFYVMAELWGSVVVSVLFWGFANQITTVDEAKRFYPLFGLGANVALIFSGRTVKYFSNMRKNLGPGVDGWAISLKGMMSIVVIMGFAICLLYWWTNNFVPLPERSVKKKKKPKMGTMESLKFLVSSRYIRDLATLVVAYGISINLVEVTWKSKLKAQFPSPNEYSSFMGDFSTATGIATFIMMLLSQYIFDKYGWGVAAKITPTVLLLTGVGFFSLLLFGGPIAPGLAAIGMTPLLAAVYVGAMQNIFSKSAKYSLFDPCKEMAYIPLDEDTKVKGKAAIDVVCNPLGKSGGALIQQFMILTFGSLANSTPYLGGVLLVIVLAWLGAAKSLDTQFTALRKEEELEKEMERAAAVKIPVVSENDSGNGSFSSDSSVSPSEASSRNN, translated from the exons ATGGAGGCAGTGCTTCAAACAAGAGGGCTTCTCTCTCTCCCAACAAACCCTAAAAACAGGGTTTTGCTTCAACCCAATTCCTTAAAGCATAGATTTTTATCACTTAAACCAAAAGCCCTTAATGGGTCTTCTTTAAATTCAAATGGGTTTTCaaaaatcaattctttttcaTCAAAAGTTAATGGGTTTGGTCAAAATGGGAAAAATTTGTTCATCTGTAAAGCAGAGGCTGCTGCAGCTGCTTCTTCTGATGGACAACCAGTTTTTGGGGAAATTGAGGTtgaaaaaaaacctaaaattttgGGTATTGAAATTGATACTATGAAAAAGATTGTACCTTTAGGGTTGATGTTCTTTTGCATCCTTTTCAATTACACAATTTTGAGGGATACTAAGGATGTTTTAGTTGTTACTGCAAAAGGAAGTAGTGCTGAGATTATACCATTTTTGAAAACATGGGTGAATCTTCCTATGGCTATTGGTTTTATGTTGTTGTATACAAAATTGTCTAATGTTTTGTCAAAACAAGCTCTTTTTTACACTGTGATTCTTCCTTTTATTGCTTTCTTTGGGgcttttggttttgttttgtatCCTCTTAGCAACTATATTCATCCTGAAGCTTTTGCAGACAAGCTTCTTAATGTTCTTGGTCCTAGATTTCTTGGTCCTCTTGCAATTATCAGAATTTGGAGTTTCTGTCTGTTCTATGTTATGGCTGAATTATGGGGGAGTGTCGTTGTTTCTGTGTTGTTTTGGGGTTTTGCTAAtcag ATTACTACTGTTGATGAAGCAAAACGATTCTATCCACTGTTTGGACTTGGAGCCAATGTAGCCCTTATATTCTCTGGTCGGACTGTGAAATACTTTTCTAATATGAGGAAGAATTTAGGCCCTGGAGTTGATGGTTGGGCCATCTCTCTAAAAGGAATGATGAGCATAGTTGTGATTATGGGGTTTGCAATCTGTTTGCTGTACTGGTGGACGAATAATTTTGTTCCTCTTCCTGAACGTAGCGTCAAGAAGAAG AAGAAACCAAAAATGGGAACAATGGAGAGCTTGAAATTCTTGGTGTCTTCAAGGTACATTAGAGATCTTGCCACTTTAGTGGTTGCTTATGGAATCAGCATTAATCTTGTTGAGGTTACTTGGAAGTCTAAACTCAAAGCTCAg TTTCCTAGCCCCAATGAGTATTCCTCTTTCATGGGAGACTTCTCGACTGCAACTGGAATTGCCACATTCATAATGATGCTTCTAAGTCAATATATATTCGACAAATATGGATGGGGTGTTGCTGCAAAGATTACACCTACGGTCCTGCTTCTTACCGGAGTTGGTTTCTTCTCTCTCTTATTGTTTGGAGGTCCAATTGCACCTGGTCTTGCAGCGATTGGAATGACTCCACTGCTAGCAGCTGTTTATGTTGGTGCTATGCAGAACATATTTAGCAAGAGTGCTAAGTACAGTTTATTCGATCCCTGCAAAGAAATGGCTTACATACCCTTGGATGAGGATACTAAG GTCAAAGGGAAAGCAGCCATTGATGTTGTTTGCAACCCATTGGGAAAATCTGGAGGTGCCCTTATCCAGCAATTCATGATCTTAACTTTCGGATCACTAGCTAATTCAACTCCATACCTTGGAGGTGTGCTTCTAGTGATTGTTCTCGCATGGTTAGGAGCAGCCAAGTCGTTGGATACACAGTTTACCGCGTTGCGTAAGGAGGAAGAACTCGAGAAAGAGATGGAAAGAGCAGCCGCTGTCAAGATACCAGTGGTGTCTGAGAATGACAGTGGAAATGGTTCCTTTTCCAGTGATTCGTCAGTTAGTCCATCTGAAGCCTCATCTCGCAACAATTAA
- the LOC123921582 gene encoding root phototropism protein 3-like isoform X1 gives MSKTDKTQTNCSTTLLELLTEMKNLSYTDQSNFQPKSPSNFSSECWFDDACILDMDYFVKTLSGIKAKGVRADLIGSIITHYASKWLPDIADQKGLTQFEESSPESVTASWMKKRFFVETLVNVLPPEKDSIPCNFLLRLLRTANMVGVDGSYRQELEKRISWQLDQACLKELVIPSFSHTCGTLLDFELVIRLVKRFVSLDNEGAKSGAALVKVAKLVDSYLAEAAVDANLSLDEFVTLAAALPSHARATDDGLYRAIDTYLKAHPSVSKQERKGLCRLIDCRKLTQEASLHAAQNERFPVRAVIQVLLSEQTKLNRHNNNHNMDWSGSIMSITRSPTNGFGLEAAPTARCLSKREMNAQQIEIKKLREDVHRLQSQCNAMQVQMERMVEKKKGFFKWSKRFGVHGFGKGDCAVERRGEGVDGDAQIEFGRQTPAATSDMKTRLVNVKGRTPNRWRKSMS, from the exons ATGTCTAAAACAGATAAAACACAAACCAATTGTTCCACTACTTTACTTGAGCTACTTACAGAAATGAAGAACCTATCCTACACAGACCAATCCAATTTCCAACCAAAATCACCATCAAATTTCTCCTCCGAATGCTGGTTCGATGACGCATGTATCCTAGACATGGATTACTTTGTGAAAACACTTTCTGGAATCAAAGCAAAAGGCGTTCGAGCTGATTTAATCGGTTCCATTATCACACACTATGCATCCAAATGGCTACCTGACATAGCTGATCAAAAGGGTCTAACACAATTTGAAGAATCGTCACCTGAGAGTGTAACAGCTTCATGGATGAAGAAAAGGTTCTTTGTAGAAACCTTAGTTAATGTTCTACCACCAGAAAAAGATTCAATTCCATGTAACTTTCTTCTTAGGCTATTGAGAACTGCTAACATGGTTGGTGTTGATGGAAGTTATAGACAAGAGCTTGAGAAGAGAATTTCATGGCAATTAGATCAAGCTTGTTTGAAAGAACTTGTTATTCCATCTTTTAGTCATACTTGTGGGACACTTTTGGATTTTGAGCTTGTTATTAGGCTTGTTAAGAGGTTTGTTAGTTTGGATAATGAAGGTGCTAAAAGTGGTGCTGCTTTGGTTAAAGTTGCTAAGTTGGTTGATTCTTATCTTGCTGAAGCTGCTGTTGATGCTAATTTGAGTTTGGATGAGTTTGTTACTCTTGCTGCTGCTCTTCCAAGTCATGCTAGAGCTACTGATGATGGTTTGTATAGAGCCATTGATACTTACCTAAAA GCACATCCAAGTGTAtcaaagcaagaaagaaaaGGTCTATGCAGGCTAATAGATTGCAGGAAACTAACACAAGAGGCATCACTTCATGCAGCACAAAACGAACGATTCCCGGTAAGAGCAGTAATTCAAGTCCTTCTCTCAGAACAAACAAAGCTCAACAGACACAACAACAATCATAACATGGATTGGAGTGGATCCATAATGAGCATAACAAGAAGTCCAACAAATGGGTTTGGACTCGAAGCAGCTCCAACAGCAAGGTGTTTATCAAAGCGCGAAATGAATGCTCAACAGATTGAGATAAAGAAATTGAGGGAAGATGTTCATAGGCTGCAAAGTCAGTGTAATGCAATGCAAGTTCAGATGGAGAGAATGgttgaaaagaagaaagggTTTTTTAAGTGGAGTAAGAGGTTTGGTGTGCATGGTTTTGGTAAAGGAGATTGTGCTGTTGAGAGAAGAGGTGAAGGTGTTGATGGTGATGCTCAGATTGAGTTTGGTAGACAGACACCAGCTGCTACTTCTGATATGAAAACTAGGTTGGTGAATGTTAAAGGTAGGACTCCTAATAGGTGGAGGAAATCCATGTCTTGA
- the LOC123921582 gene encoding root phototropism protein 3-like isoform X2 yields MSKTDKTQTNCSTTLLELLTEMKNLSYTDQSNFQPKSPSNFSSECWFDDACILDMDYFVKTLSGIKAKGVRADLIGSIITHYASKWLPDIADQKGLTQFEESSPESVTASWMKKRFFVETLVNVLPPEKDSIPCNFLLRLLRTANMVGVDGSYRQELEKRISWQLDQACLKELVIPSFSHTCGTLLDFELVIRLVKRFVSLDNEGAKSGAALVKVAKLVDSYLAEAAVDANLSLDEFVTLAAALPSHARATDDGLYRAIDTYLKAHPSVSKQERKGLCRLIDCRKLTQEASLHAAQNERFPVRAVIQVLLSEQTKLNRHNNNHNMDWSGSIMSITRSPTNGFGLEAAPTARCLSKREMNAQQIEIKKLREDVHRLQSQCNAMQVQMERMVEKKKGFFKWSKRFGVHGFGKGDCAVERRGEGVDGDAQIEFGRQTPAATSDMKTRLVNVKGN; encoded by the exons ATGTCTAAAACAGATAAAACACAAACCAATTGTTCCACTACTTTACTTGAGCTACTTACAGAAATGAAGAACCTATCCTACACAGACCAATCCAATTTCCAACCAAAATCACCATCAAATTTCTCCTCCGAATGCTGGTTCGATGACGCATGTATCCTAGACATGGATTACTTTGTGAAAACACTTTCTGGAATCAAAGCAAAAGGCGTTCGAGCTGATTTAATCGGTTCCATTATCACACACTATGCATCCAAATGGCTACCTGACATAGCTGATCAAAAGGGTCTAACACAATTTGAAGAATCGTCACCTGAGAGTGTAACAGCTTCATGGATGAAGAAAAGGTTCTTTGTAGAAACCTTAGTTAATGTTCTACCACCAGAAAAAGATTCAATTCCATGTAACTTTCTTCTTAGGCTATTGAGAACTGCTAACATGGTTGGTGTTGATGGAAGTTATAGACAAGAGCTTGAGAAGAGAATTTCATGGCAATTAGATCAAGCTTGTTTGAAAGAACTTGTTATTCCATCTTTTAGTCATACTTGTGGGACACTTTTGGATTTTGAGCTTGTTATTAGGCTTGTTAAGAGGTTTGTTAGTTTGGATAATGAAGGTGCTAAAAGTGGTGCTGCTTTGGTTAAAGTTGCTAAGTTGGTTGATTCTTATCTTGCTGAAGCTGCTGTTGATGCTAATTTGAGTTTGGATGAGTTTGTTACTCTTGCTGCTGCTCTTCCAAGTCATGCTAGAGCTACTGATGATGGTTTGTATAGAGCCATTGATACTTACCTAAAA GCACATCCAAGTGTAtcaaagcaagaaagaaaaGGTCTATGCAGGCTAATAGATTGCAGGAAACTAACACAAGAGGCATCACTTCATGCAGCACAAAACGAACGATTCCCGGTAAGAGCAGTAATTCAAGTCCTTCTCTCAGAACAAACAAAGCTCAACAGACACAACAACAATCATAACATGGATTGGAGTGGATCCATAATGAGCATAACAAGAAGTCCAACAAATGGGTTTGGACTCGAAGCAGCTCCAACAGCAAGGTGTTTATCAAAGCGCGAAATGAATGCTCAACAGATTGAGATAAAGAAATTGAGGGAAGATGTTCATAGGCTGCAAAGTCAGTGTAATGCAATGCAAGTTCAGATGGAGAGAATGgttgaaaagaagaaagggTTTTTTAAGTGGAGTAAGAGGTTTGGTGTGCATGGTTTTGGTAAAGGAGATTGTGCTGTTGAGAGAAGAGGTGAAGGTGTTGATGGTGATGCTCAGATTGAGTTTGGTAGACAGACACCAGCTGCTACTTCTGATATGAAAACTAGGTTGGTGAATGTTAAAG GAAATTAA
- the LOC123921583 gene encoding probable myosin-binding protein 5 translates to MALEEIHCWSLGEIIGSFIDLFLAYVLLCGATIAFFASNLFRFFGLLLLCPCKGICGYRNSKYCFHKVLFEWPLKKICSIQVMAAQRFPFDLVWVKKGHSLDNTNDNKNVVDVNEKICYNNDGIVELEDESSCSGPRLLSLIDRESVCDAKGKRIVSLKRRSGFRRKKRGSYDCGKNDSVIRCDNFQSDVAFTSCLPCDGSSSITKDRSSQRLNPASAKEVSVHYNEDDRTCHDMDEKTCHSYEFIASMVDSPRQEIYSSFLEHYTSTAQANVQIVGNEDKRIKMLENALEEEKAAYASLYLELEKERAAAASAADEAMAMISRLQEEKASMEMEMRQYERIIEERVAYDEEEMNIMQEILIRREKENFFLEKELESYRQMGLTESYESNSKSAEVRLNEWKLKSPLSFETYDEPPRTESAVSNVKKEQEKNNEHKGQVCYDTESDVLDVHVIDDNTKHTEKEIENLISSSYSTLSDKPTNTLLDFGSCPCTSNTESDNNIKDSKCKSLPFDSDSDSLFSVHNEKVRIDNEIEILGERLRTVQHEKEKLTLFAEKGENEKGQLKLLEEIANRLQQIKHLRNPSRGASLPPSWPKVSDRKRRCQSVSWETCESC, encoded by the exons ATGGCTTTAGAGGAAATTCATTGTTGGAGTTTAGGAGAAATTATTGGATCCTTTATTGACCTTTTTCTAGCTTATGTATTACTATGTGGAGCAACTATTGCTTTCTTTGCTTCCAATTTGTTTAGGTTTTTTGGACTTCTTTTGCTATGTCCTTGTAAAGGGATTTGTGGTTATAGGAATAGCAAATATTGTTTTCATAAGGTATTGTTTGAATGGCCTTTAAAGAAGATATGTTCCATTCAAGTAATGGCGGCGCAAAGGTTTccttttgatttggtttgggTGAAGAAGGGTCATTCTTTAGACAATACCAATGACAACaaaaatgttgttgatgttaatgAGAAAATATGTTATAATAATGATGGGATTGTCGAATTGGAAGATGAGAGTTCGTGTTCAGGTCCGCGTTTGCTTTCGTTAATAGATAGGGAAAGCGTGTGTGATGCTAAGGGAAAGAGGATCGTGAGTTTGAAACGTAGGTCTGGATTTCGGCGTAAGAAGAGGGGTAGTTATGATTGTGGAAAGAATGATTCGGTTATTCGTTGTGATAATTTCCAATCTGATGTTGCATTCACTTCATGCTTGCCTTGTGATGGAAGCAGTAGTATAACTAAAGATAGATCCAGTCAGAGGTTAAATCCTGCTTCAGCGAAAGAAGTTAGTGTGCACT ACAATGAAGATGACCGAACTTGCCATGACATGGACGAAAAAACCTGTCACAGTTATGAATTTATTGCATCGATGGTTGATAGTCCGCGACAGGAAATATATTCATCCTTTTTGGAGCACTACACAAGTACTGCACAAGCCAATGTTCAGATTGTTGGAAATGAAGACAAGCGTATCAAGATGTTGGAAAATGCGCTCGAAGAAGAGAAAGCTGCTTATGCTTCTCTTTATCTAGAGCTAGAGAAGGAGAGAGCTGCAGCTGCTTCTGCTGCTGATGAAGCCATGGCTATGATATCACGTCTGCAAGAGGAGAAAGCGTCGATGGAAATGGAAATGAGACAATACGAGAGGATAATTGAAGAAAGAGTTGCTTATGATGAAGAAGAGATGAATATTATGCAAGAGATTCTTATAAGAAGGGAAAAGGAGAATTTCTTTTTGGAAAAGGAACTTGAAAGTTATAGGCAAATGGGTCTGACAGAAAGTTACGAGTCAAATTCGAAGTCGGCGGAGGTGCGGCTTAATGAATGGAAATTAAAGTCACCGCTTTCATTTGAAACATATGATGAGCCACCACGAACAGAaagcgccgtatcgaatgttaAGAAAGAGCAGGAGAAAAACAACGAACACAAGGGTCAAGTGTGTTATGATACTGAGTCTGATGTTCTTGACGTCCATGTAATTGAtgacaacacaaaacatacagaaaaggaaattgaaaatttaattagcTCTTCGTATAGTACTCTTTCAGATAAACCGACAAATACACTCCTTGATTTTGGAAGTTGTCCATGCACGAGCAATACCGAGAGTGATAACAATATCAAGGACTCAAAATGCAAATCTCTGCCTTTCGATTCTGATAGTGATTCGTTGTTTTCGGTTCATAATGAAAAGGTAAGGATTGACAATGAGATTGAAATTCTTGGAGAAAGACTGAGGACGGTGcaacatgaaaaagaaaaattgactTTGTTTGCAGAGAAAGGAGAAAATGAAAAAGGTCAGTTGAAGCTTTTGGAGGAGATAGCAAACCGTCTTCAACAAATTAAACACTTAAGGAACCCTTCACGCGGGGCATCCTTGCCACCGTCATGGCCTAAG GTGAGCGATCGGAAAAGACGCTGTCAAAGTGTGTCTTGGGAGACATGTGAAAGCTGCTAA
- the LOC123921584 gene encoding pentatricopeptide repeat-containing protein At1g15510, chloroplastic, producing the protein MASFAKPSQFHHPQRRHHPIIPTTFINTKLKTFTFTSTKTLKHFCISNSSTNTTTSSISSNNPNSHICQLCLIWNLDSAMSYLETMHELKVSVEEDSYIALVRLCEWKRDRKHGSKVYSYIRKSFMMTHLSLKLGNALMSMFVRFGNLVDAWYVFAKMPERNLFTWNVLVGGYAKGGFFYKALNLYDRMLWVGFRPDMYTFPCVLRTCGGVPDLVKGKEIHVHVLRFGFESDIDVVNSLITMYVKCGDIHAARLVFDKMPKKDRISWNAMISGCFENGECLEGLRLFCRMIELPIEPDLITMTSVITACELIGDERLGREIHGYVIRTEFSREPSVHNSLIQMYSSVGLVEEAEEVFSRTECRDVVSWTAMISGYEKNLIHQKALETYKMMEADGIVPDEVTIAVVLSACSCLCDLDMGTNLHEVAKKTGLIFYTKVANALIDMYAKCKCIDKALEVFHSICFKDIISWTSIILGLKINNRCFDALFFFKEMMRTQKPNSVSLVCVLSACASIGALTCGKEIHAHALRTGVSYNGFVPNAILDMYVRCGRMKYAWKQFFSCDQNVSTWNILLTGYAEQGKGTLATELFQRMVGSNVIPDEITFLSILCACSRSGMVAEGLEYFNSMKYRYSIKPNLKHYACVVDLLGRAGNLDGAYEFIQKMPMKPDHGVWGALLNACRIHRRVELGELAARKIFQDGTAGAGYYFLLSNLYADNNIWDKVAEVRQMMRQNSIIVDPGCSWVENKGTVHAFLSGDNFHPQIKEINALLERFYEKMKEAGIQGSESETPIDIINASKADIFCGHSERLAVAFGLINSAPGMPVSVTKNLYMCQSCHNTVKFISKEVRREISVREAERFHHFKGGICSCMDEGY; encoded by the coding sequence ATGGCATCTTTTGCTAAACCCTCTCAATTCCATCATCCTCAAAGACGCCACCACCCCATTATTCCAACCACCTTCATCAACACAAAGCTCAAAACTTTCACTTTCACTTCCACCAAAACCCTTAAACACTTTTGCATCTCAAATTCATCCACCAACACAACCACTTCCTCAATTAGTAGCAACAACCCAAATTCTCATATTTGTCAACTATGTCTTATTTGGAACTTAGATAGTGCTATGAGTTACTTAGAAACTATGCATGAGCTTAAAGTTTCAGTTGAAGAAGATTCATATATTGCTTTGGTACGTTTATGTGAGTGGAAAAGAGATAGAAAACATGGTTCTAAGGTTTATTCTTATATTAGGAAATCTTTTATGATGACCCATTTGAGTCTTAAGCTTGGAAATGCACTTATGAGTATGTTTGTTAGGTTTGGGAATTTGGTTGATGCTTGGTATGTGTTTGCTAAAATGCCTGAGAGGAATTTGTTTACTTGGAATGTTTTGGTTGGTGGTTATGCTAAAGGTGGATTTTTTTATAAGGCTTTGAATCTTTATGATAGGATGTTGTGGGTTGGTTTTAGGCCTGATATGTATACTTTTCCTTGTGTTTTGAGGACTTGTGGTGGTGTTCCTGATTTGGTTAAGGGGAAAGAGATTCATGTTCATGTTTTGAGATTTGGGTTTGAGTCGGATATTGATGTTGTTAATTCATTGATAACTATGTATGTGAAATGTGGTGATATTCATGCTGCTAGGTtggtgtttgataaaatgcctAAAAAAGATAGGATTTCGTGGAATGCGATGATTTCTGGGTGTTTTGAAAATGGAGAGTGTTTGGAGGGGTTGAGATTGTTTTGTAGGATGATTGAGCTTCCGATTGAGCCGGATTTGATTACTATGACAAGTGTGATTACTGCATGTGAGCTTATAGGTGATGAGAGATTGGGGAGAGAGATTCACGGTTATGTTATCAGAACCGAGTTCTCAAGAGAACCTTCGGTTCATAATTCATTGATACAGATGTACTCATCTGTCGGACTTGTTGAGGAAGCTGAAGAAGTCTTTTCTCGAACAGAATGTAGAGATGTTGTATCGTGGACTGCAATGATATCAGGTTATGAGAAAAACTTGATACATCAGAAGGCTCTCGAGACGTATAAAATGATGGAAGCAGATGGTATCGTTCCAGATGAAGTCACCATTGCGGTTGTACTTTCTGCTTGTTCTTGTTTGTGCGATTTAGATATGGGGACAAACCTTCATGAGGTGGCCAAGAAGACGGGGCTCATTTTTTATACTAAAGTTGCAAACGCACTAATTGACATGTATGCCAAGTGTAAATGCATTGACAAAGCTTTAGAAGTTTTCCACTCAATTTGCTTCAAGGATATTATATCTTGGACATCTATCATCCTTGGCCTCAAGATCAACAACCGATGTTTTGACGCTTTGTTTTTCTTTAAGGAGATGATGCGCACACAAAAGCCGAACTCGGTTAGTTTAGTTTGTGTCCTATCCGCATGTGCTAGCATAGGAGCTTTGACATGTGGAAAAGAGATCCATGCTCATGCATTGAGAACTGGAGTAAGTTACAACGGTTTTGTGCCTAATGCAATCTTGGACATGTATGTAAGGTGTGGAAGAATGAAATATGCATGGAAACAATTTTTCTCGTGTGATCAAAATGTTTCCACATGGAACATTTTGCTTACAGGATACGCTGAGCAAGGGAAAGGAACACTTGCTACTGAGCTTTTTCAAAGAATGGTAGGGTCAAATGTCATTCCTGATGAAATTACATTTCTATCTATATTATGTGCTTGCAGCAGATCTGGTATGGTAGCTGAAGGCTTGGAATATTTCAACAGCATGAAATATAGGTACTCTATTAAACCTAATCTGAAACACTACGCTTGTGTGGTTGATTTATTGGGCCGCGCTGGAAACTTGGATGGCGCTTATGAATTCATACAGAAAATGCCAATGAAACCAGACCATGGAGTTTGGGGAGCCTTATTAAATGCATGCAGGATCCACCGCCGTGTTGAACTTGGAGAACTTGCTGCCAGAAAAATCTTTCAAGATGGTACAGCAGGAGCTGGCTATTACTTTCTTTTGTCAAATCTATACGCTGACAACAACATATGGGACAAAGTTGCAGAAGTCAGACAAATGATGCGACAGAACAGTATAATAGTAGATCCTGGATGCAGCTGGGTGGAAAACAAGGGCACAGTGCACGCTTTTCTCAGTGGTGATAACTTTCATCCTCAAATTAAGGAAATAAATGCACTTTTGGAGAGATTTTATGAGAAAATGAAGGAAGCTGGTATTCAAGGATCAGAAAGTGAGACTCCTATAGATATAATCAATGCTTCTAAGGCCGATATATTTTGTGGACACAGTGAGAGATTGGCCGTTGCATTTGGACTTATTAATTCAGCTCCTGGAATGCCTGTTTCGGTAACTAAGAATCTGTATATGTGTCAAAGTTGTCATAACACTGTCAAATTTATCTCGAAGGAGGTACGTAGAGAGATTTCTGTCAGAGAGGCTGAGCGGTTTCACCATTTCAAGGGAGGCATATGCTCTTGCATGGATGAAGGTTATTAG